One Salvelinus sp. IW2-2015 unplaced genomic scaffold, ASM291031v2 Un_scaffold2339, whole genome shotgun sequence genomic region harbors:
- the plekhd1 gene encoding LOW QUALITY PROTEIN: pleckstrin homology domain-containing family D member 1 (The sequence of the model RefSeq protein was modified relative to this genomic sequence to represent the inferred CDS: deleted 2 bases in 1 codon) produces the protein MVHVVVSVCIDEGRCVSACIAKGLAHQRATPTGGGHRDPGTGTGGADRRQIGWVHAAPQKQAKHLPFFIIKDSFLLYYAENEKRSFETNKYFNIHPKGVIPLGGCVVDPKEDQGMPFAMVINHDDFTGNIVLAAENEAEQNQWLEMLQESGRVTWKNAQLGEAMIESLEAQGLQLAKEKQEYLDKLMEETEELSLQREQKEHLERLNLVLDEEKQKFEELVTELRAEQDQIKLDLEGTAQSLKGVESEKEELNSLTTLLQKSIEELSHEKQRTLELLREKDLEQVAEHPEEEEEEPGDTGLRSELRHIEEQMRKLQREKEQAEERLTENEQRATVLQQESEFYSCQSRTLQQSLTQLTVDKKQTEVELKAEIESRMELERRLKQAEEALQNLEKGLSSLERSKEKDDKMKGDVNNLRKFFEECICAAEIEAKLPSIMKNAVYLHKATARRIKSCRIQRRASKHHWLKHSQSFVVSVRQRQHRGPEGDARRLTSDSCFRKSVQDHHTPRPGGLRQEDD, from the exons ATGGTCCATGTTGTAGTCAGTGTGTGTATAGACGAGGGGCGATGCGTCTCTG CCTGCATCGCTAAGGGCCTGGCACACCAGCGTGCCACGCCCACGGGAGGGGGCCATAGGGACCCAGGGACAGGCACAGGCGGCGCAGACAGGAGACAGATCGGTTGGGTGCACGCAGCCCCTCAGAAACAGGCTAAACACCTGCC ATTCTTTATCATCAAAGACAGTTTCCTGCTCTACTATgcagagaatgagaagagaagcTTTGAGACCAACAAATACTTTAACATCCACCCCAAG GGTGTGATCCCCTTAGGAGGCTGTGTTGTGGATCCGAAGGAAGACCAGGGCATGCCATTCGCCATGGTTATAAATCATGACGACTTCACT GGTAACATTGTCCTGGCTGCAGAGAATGAGGCAGAACAAAACCAGTGGCTGGAGATGCTGCAGGAGTCTGGCAGAGT CACCTGGAAGAACGCCCAACTGGGAGAAGCCATGATAGAGAGCCTGGAAGCCCAGGGACTGCAGCTGGCCAAGGAGAAGCAAGAGTACCTGG ATAAGCTGATGGAGGAGACCGAAGAACTGAGCctgcagagagagcagaaggagcaTCTAGAACGTCTGAACCTGGTTCTGGAYGAGGAGAAGCAGAAGTTTGAGGAGCTGGTGACGGAGCTTAGAGCAGAGCAGGATCAGATCAAACT GGACTTGGARGGCACAGCACAGTCTCTGAAAGGTGTGGAGTCTGAAAAAGAGGAGCTGAACAGTTTAACAACACTTCTACAGAAATCTATTGAG GAGCTGTCCCATGAGAAGCAGCGAACCCTGGAGTTGCTGAGGGAGAAGGACCTTGAGCAAGTGGCTGAGCatccagaggaggaggaggaggagcctggTGACACGGGACTGCGATCGGAGCTGAGACACATTGAAGAGCAGATGAGGaaactgcagagagagaaggagcaggcggaggagag ACTAACGGAGAATGAGCAGCGTGCCACAGTTCTGCAACAGGAGAGCGAGTTCTACTCCTGCCAGTCCAGGACTCTACAGCAGTCCCTCACACAGCTCACTGTGGACAAGAAGCAGACTGAGGTGGAACTCAAG GCGGAGATTGAGTCTCGTATGGAGCTGGAGCGGAGGCTGAAGCAGGCTGAGGAGGCTCTACAGAACCTGGAGAAAGGTCTGAGCTCTCTGGAACGCTCCAAAGAGAAGGATGACAAGATGAAGGGAGACGTCAACAACCTCAGGA AGTTCTTTGAGGAGTGCATCTGTGCTGCAGAGATCGAGGCCAAGCTCCCTTCTATAATGAAGAATGCTGTGTATCTCCACAAGGCTACAGCACGACGCATTAAGAGCTGCCGGATCCAGAGACGGGCCTCCAAACACCACTGGT TGAAACACTCCCAGTCATTCGTGGTTTCCGTGCGACAGCGCCAGCATAGAGGACCTGAGGGAGATGCCCGGCGACTGACCTCCGACAGCTGCTTCAGGAAGAGCGTC CAAGATCATCACACGCCACGACCAGGAGGCCTCCGCCAAGAAGATGACtga